The following nucleotide sequence is from Podospora bellae-mahoneyi strain CBS 112042 chromosome 1 map unlocalized CBS112042p_1, whole genome shotgun sequence.
TCGAAGACGACCTCAAGGACGGGCTCGCCAGCCTTCATGGGAGGGATAGGAGCAAGGGTGAATTCACCCAGGGAGGTGTTGTCCTCGCAGTTGACACGCTCACCCTGGTAAACGGGGAACTGAACGGTCTGCTGGTTGTCGGCAACAGTGGTGAAAGTCcgcttcttgatggtggggacAGTCTGGCCACGGGGGACGACCGGGGCGAAGATGTTGCCCTCCATGGCGACACCAAGAGAGAGGGGAACGACATCcaaaaggaggaggtcggagGTCTCAGCAGAGGTGGCCTTGCCGGAGAGGATACCGGCCTGGACGGCAGCACCGTAGGCGACGGCCTCATCGGGGTTGATGCTcttctcgagcttcttgTTGTCGAAGAACTCGCTGAGGAGCTTCTGGATCTTGGGGATACGAGTGGAAccaccgacgaggacgatCTCGTCAACGGCGCTCTTCTCGATGGCAGCATCCTTAAGGACCTGAGCGACGGGCTCGAGGGTACCGGCGAAAGCCTTGGAGTTGAGATCCTCGAAACGGGCACGAGTGATCTGCATGTTGAAGTCCTCACCATCAAAGAGAGAGTCAATCTCAATGGTGGTCTGGGCACCGCTGGAGAGAGTACGCTTGGCACGCTCGCAAGCAGTTCTCAAGCGGCGGAGGGCACGGGCATCACCGGAAAGATCCCTACAAACACAGTTAGTCAAAGATATTCATGAAACTCTTGGACAGGGAATTTGGCGACTTTTTCGTTTTTCTGGTGAACTCTTTCTTGCAGTagtcgaggaggttggtaTCGAAATCCTGACCACCAAGATGGGTGTCACCAGCGGTGGCCTTGACGGTGAAGACACCACCctggatgttgaggagggacaCATCGAAAGTACCACCGCCCAAGTCGTAGATGAGGACGTTGCGCTCCTTGCCGGACTTGCCAGCGCCGAGACCGTAGGCAATGGCGGCAGCAGTGGGCTCGTTGATGATACGGAGGACGTTGAGGCCGGAAATGGCACCAGCATCCTTGGTGGCCTGACGCTGGTTGTCGTTGAAGTAGGCGGGCACGGTAATGACAGCCTTCTCAACCTTCTTGCCGAGCTTGGCCTCAGCAATCTCCTTCATCTGTGGGTTGAAGTCTGGTTAGCACATTCCCGGCTTTTTGCAGTCTAACTCGGGGATTTGTTTACGAACCTTGACAAGGACCATGGCGGAGATCTCCTGGGGGGAGAAAGTGTGGGTGCTGCCGAGGTACTCAACGGAGACCTTGGGGTTACCCGCACCATCGTCAACGACCTTGAAGGGCCACGACTCCATATCCTTCTTGACGGTCGGGTCATCGAAGCGGCGACCGATGAGACGCCTGTGCAGAAATTGTTAGCGGACTGTCGCTGTAAAAATTTGTGGTCTTCCCCAGCGAGATCCGGAAAAG
It contains:
- the SSB1 gene encoding Heat shock protein ssb1 (BUSCO:EOG092617RN; COG:O; EggNog:ENOG503NUH7), producing the protein MADEVYDGAIGIDLGTTYSCVATYEGTNVEIIANEQGSFTTPSFVSFTPEERLIGEAAKNQAAMNPVNTVFDVKRLIGRRFDDPTVKKDMESWPFKVVDDGAGNPKVSVEYLGSTHTFSPQEISAMVLVKMKEIAEAKLGKKVEKAVITVPAYFNDNQRQATKDAGAISGLNVLRIINEPTAAAIAYGLGAGKSGKERNVLIYDLGGGTFDVSLLNIQGGVFTVKATAGDTHLGGQDFDTNLLDYCKKEFTRKTKKDLSGDARALRRLRTACERAKRTLSSGAQTTIEIDSLFDGEDFNMQITRARFEDLNSKAFAGTLEPVAQVLKDAAIEKSAVDEIVLVGGSTRIPKIQKLLSEFFDNKKLEKSINPDEAVAYGAAVQAGILSGKATSAETSDLLLLDVVPLSLGVAMEGNIFAPVVPRGQTVPTIKKRTFTTVADNQQTVQFPVYQGERVNCEDNTSLGEFTLAPIPPMKAGEPVLEVVFEVDVNGILKVTATEKTSGRSANITISNSVGKLSSAEIENMINDAEKFKTNDEAFSKRFEAKQQLESYINRVEEIISDPTLSLKLKRGQKDKIEQSLSEAMGQLEIEDSTAEDLKKKELALKRLVTKAMSSR